TAGGTTCGACGTTCGGCAGGGTATCGAACTTCGACTTGAATTCAAAAAAAGTAGTTTCTTCCATGTCAGCAAGGCAAGGGCATCTGGTCATTTCATGGGTCAATTATATCGATATGTGGAAGAACGTCGATTTCGGCCTATATCTTAGGAATTCTTTCTTTATATGCGGGATCGCAATGCTATTTTCGATGCTTTTCGCGACTATGGCGGCATATGCCTTGTCGCGTTTTGATTTTCCAGGTTCCAAGATGTTATCGATGGCGATCCTTGCGACCCAAATGGTCCCGGGGATCATGTTCTTAATTCCTATCTATTCCAATTTCGTTAAATTCTCGGAAATTACCGGCATTCCGATAAAAGGGACATATTGGGGTCTTATTTTTGTTTATTCAGCTTTCTTTATACCGTTCTCAATTTGGATCCTTCGCGGATTTTTTGCCGCGATCCCAGTTGAGCTTGAAGAAGCCGCCCGCATTGACGGATGCTCGCCGTGGCAAGTATTTTGGCACGTAGTTCTTCCTCTCGCAGTGCCTGGGATCATTGCTACAGGCATTTATGTGTTTTTGACCGCCTGGGACGAGCTAATTTTCGCGTGGGTTTTGACTTCGGGGGACACCATGACGGTACCTGTCGGCATCCGTAATTTTGTCGGCAACTACCAGAACCGTTTCGATCTAATTATGGCCGCGGCTGTTGTTGCGACTGTCCCTGTCATGATATTGTTCTTTTTATTGCAGAAGCATATCGTAAAGGGATTGACTGCGGGGGCTGTGAAGGGATAGAACTCACCCCTAACCCCTCTCTTAGAAAGAGAGGGGAATAAAAGATATTTTTATTAAAGTGAAATTTTATAGATTAAGTTCAGATAATGATCTGAAAGGTGGTGAAAATATGAAAAAGATCCTAACAGTGTTGATCTTATTAATTGGTATGTCGATTATAAGTTATGGTATGGGCGGAAAGGCTCCATCGATCGCGAAGAAAGCGGCCTACCCATATACGGCAGATAACTTTGAGGACGGTAATTTCAACAAAGATCCGGAATGGTTCACTTTTGACAACATCATCCCGACAGTCGTGCGAAACGATAATTTTAAAGATGGGGATGCGGTGGTTGCAGCCAACGCGGGCGCTTATTCCTTGAATTTAAAGGGTACGGCCAAGGATTGGTATGTCGGCGGCTTAGGCGTTATGCTCAATATTGATGCGTCAGGCTACGATAGTTTTGACCTTGATGTTTACGGCAATGGGGAAAATTCCGGCACTTTAAAGATTGAGCTTTACGACGATGACAACGGCAATTCCGATGTTGAAGTGGATAAAAACTATACGCCGTTATACGACGACTTGTACTCTTCCGAGCTTAAAGTCGATTGGAAAGGGTGGAAGCATGTTTCTATCCCGCTTTCACAATTCAAGATCCTAGGCGGCGGAAACAAGACATGGGATCCGAACCTAAAGAACGGGTCCGGCGGATTGGTCAAAGTCCAGCTGATCACTCTTGCAACAACGCAAACGGGAGTTATTGATTATAATGTAGACAATATCCAGTTGGGCGTCAGCAAGTAATAAGGCTTCTTGGTTTTTTATAAAAGGGCGCTTCGAGATGATCGGGGCGCTCTTTTTAAATCTCGAATGGAGCAAAAATTTCCTAGTAAAGCCGCTGGTTGTATTTTTTAGACAAAAGCTTATAATAATTTAAGAGGCATATAAACGTGACACAATCTGAGAAAAAAAGGATTAAAATCAAAATCATGCCTATTTTAAAAAGACACGATGTTGTTAAAGCTGCAATATTCAGGTCATTTGCAAGGGGAGAAGAAAAGAAAAATAGTGATTTGGATCTTTTAATGAAATTCTCAGGCGTTAAGAGTCTACTTGACCTGTCCCGACTTAAAATTGAGCTGGAAAACTTGTTAAACAAGAAAGTTGACGTGGTGACTTATGCATCGATCGATCCCAAAATAAGGGATAGGATATTAAAAGAACAGGTGCCGATCATATGAAAAAAGATTCGGCAGTGTTTATCGGGCATATATTGGAATCGATTGACTTAATAGAAAACTATGCAAAAGGCAAGTCCCATCGGGAATTTATTAAATCTAAGCAGCTGAAAGCCTCGAGCTTTAAAAAAGGTTTGCACAAAAAAAGATCATTATAATATATCCCCGTCCTCTGCCATCAAATCCCTTGCCCGACCGGCAGGCAGGCTGTATACGATGTACCTATACATCCCAAATCGAATTTTTCTGGATTTCTCAAATTGCTCGAATATTATGCTATAATTTGTCAAACAAGGAGAACTTTATGGCGCTGGATCTGTCAAGCTTGGAAAAAGCCGTTAATTCATTAAAAATATCTTTAAGTATCGCGTGTTCCGACGAACAAATGGGGAAGATGAGCAATGATGTCAAAGATACGATAAGAGCCGGGGTCATTCAAAACTTTGAGCTTACATACGAGCTTTGTTGGAAATTCATGAAGCGCTGGCTTGGCAACAATTTAGGGAGCGCCAATATTGACGGCGTTAATCGCAGGGAATTGTTCAGGCTGGCCGCCGAATACCATTTATTAAGCGATGTCGACAAATGGATGGAATACCATGATATGAGGAACGAAACAGCCCACACCTATGACAAAACGACCGCTAAAGAAGTTTTCGAGTCCGCCGTAAAATTCCTCAAAGATGCCGAAGAGTTCTTGTCGAACATAATAAAGCAAAATGATTGATATTTCCGAAAATCATTTGGCGCTGGTCAAAGAAATACTTCACAAGTATCTTCCCGGGCAAGAAGTGCTTGCTTTCGGGTCGCGAATTACCGATAATATAAAAAAATATTCCGACTTTGACCTGGTACTGGTGGGGGAGAAGAAAGTCGAACGCAAACTGCTTGTTAACCTCAAAGAAGCATTTGAGGAATCAAATATCCCATTTAGAATAGATCTTCTAGATTGGCATAGGATCTCGGGTGAATTTAAAAAAATCATCCAAAAGAAAAATATTGTGATCCAATCGGCCGAAAAATAATCTTCCGCTTCAAATCAACGCGAATGGCAAAGCGGCGCGAATAGAAAAAGTTTATTCGAGAAAAAAAATAATCCGCAGCAAATTGAAATCCCCCTCAATTCCCATCGATGTATATCCGATGGCCATAGAAACAAGATTTCCAAACATCCATCGGATTCTTTGGAGCACTCCGAGAAGAAAATTGGTGACAACCTTTCTTGTCGTTTTTCCTGCTCTTGGAGGATTGGCTAACGGAATTTCTAGTGCGGTCAATCCGCCTAAAATAGAGGTATCCGCCTCAAATTGCTCGATCGAACTGTGCACTCTTCCGAAGATCCGGGGAAAAGAATTCCTTGAATTAAAAATTACCGGCGAGAATGTTGATTTTCAGAAACATCCGCCAATGATCGATCTCCCTAAAGAGAGCGGATTGAAATTTGTAGGCGCAAGACCAATTTCAAAAGATGCCGCAATTGCCGTAATTTCGCTTGTAAATGCGCATCCCGGGTTCTGGGATGTTGGAATTTCAGGATTTGTCTTCAAGTCCGCAATAGTTGTTGGCAGAAAATAGTTTTTAAAAAGTGTCCCGATGTGCTTCGAGAAGGTCGGCGAACTCCTTTTTATCACGAATTTTCAGGGCAGCTATTTTTTTCTTGCGCAGCGGCGAAAATGAGATTATAATAAAATCGTGCATAAGGTAAATTTTGAAGCAATCGATCAGTTCAAGCGGAAAATTCGACTAACCGGAGAACGCTTCGCACATATTCTTGAGCATCCCGAATTAAGATATTCTGAATCAGATATCAAAGAAACGATTTTGTTCCCTGAAGCAATAAAAGAAAGCAAGCATGACAAGAAAGTATGGGTTTATTATAAGTTCTATCAAAAAACGCCGGTCAAGCGCAAATTTATGGCCGTTATTATTAAGATCTTAAATGGCAATGGATTCGTGATAACGGCTTATTATACCGATAAAATTAAGGAGGGACGAACAATATGGCAAAGATGAAGGTATGGTATGATGAAGACGGAGATTTTTTAGAGATCGGTTTTGAAAGAAAAAAAGGCCATTTCAAAGACGTTGGAAATGATATTTGGGAAAGAGTAACGGAAAAGGGCAAAATAATCGGATTTGCCGTATTGAACTTTAAAAAAAGGATGAAGAAAAGTAAAAATGAAGTGATTTTACCGTTAAAAATATCTTTGCAGGCTATTTAGCTTTTCTATTCAGAACCCTTTATCTCGCTTTTTTCCTTTGCGTGCTGGCGCATGGGTTCGCAGGGCAAAGAAATTTTTTCCCGCAAGCGGGTTTCTGCTAAAATTCTAAAACCTATGATTCCTTGTTGCCCTCGAGATATAAAGTGTCGGAACTTAAATCTTGTTCGTTTGGCCAGCTGATAAAGTAGCCCTTATTTTTTACTTGCTTAAAATAATTTTTGTTTTTTAATTCCTGAAATACGCCTTTTTCCAAATAAGGAATTAAATTGAACGTTTTCCTTTCGCCATTTTCAAAAGCAATTGATAGTTTGTAATCATCTAAAATAAAAAGATCGTTGATCTTTATCATTTTTATTTCAGCCCCTCAATCTTAAAAACTGGTTGTCCTTCAAGGGCCAGCTTCCAATCGGCAAGAAGTTCTTCTTTGTGTATTTCTATCCATGCTAATATCAATCATAGCTTATTTTGGGGAAGTTCACCTTCGAACACTTGCCCGCTGGATATGCCAATAACGGCGCTTTGTTCCTGATACTCCGCGTGAATATGGGGCTCATGGTGCTTCTTGCTGTCAAAATAAAAAAGCCTGATTATTATTCCGTAGAACATTGAAATGGTTGGCATCATTTATTCCTCTGATGTAATTATACAAGAGTAAAAGGCGGTTGTCTACTTCGCGATTTACGCTAACACAAGAAAGCTTTTGATGAGCTTGACCCGAATTAAAAAAGGAAAGGGCATCGTTACCTTGCACATCAAGGAGAAAGTTGGCTACAACTTTCTTTGTTGTCCTGCCTGCTCTTGGCGGGTTGGCTAACGGAATTTCTAGCGCGGTCAATCCACCTAAAATAGAGGTGTCCGCCTCAAATTGCTCGATCGAACTGTGCACTCTTCCGATCAGCGAAGAGGAAATGAAAATACCTTGCCCCGCCTAGGGTTGGGGTCATGGGGTTTAATGAGACTAGTTAGGAACCTGCGAGTGAACCCTGCCTGCCGGCAGGCACGGCTCGCGGTTCCTAAAATCTACGAGGAAACCGCGACGCTTGTCCCGATTCCCACATCGGGATTTAGTCGCTGGTTTTCGAGTTGCTAACTGGTCTCACAATAATTTATTATAAAAGGGCGCTTCGAGATGATCGGGGCGCTCTTTTGGTATCACTAATTATCAATCGCGAATTTACACGAATGGGAGAGGCGTCGCGAATTCTTCGAATTTTCCGGATTTACTCTAATATTATGGATTATTATCGACACACTTGTAAAATTTTGATATACTCTCTACTATGACAGAAAAAGACTTTACTTTAAAAATATTATCAAACAAAGCCGCCGTAAAAGGATATGGGGTGAAAAAAATAGGGCTGTTCGGTTCCTATATAAAAAATGAGGCAACTAAAGATAGTGATGTCGATGTCCTTGTTGAATTTAACGCCAAAACCTTTGACAATTATATGGGGCTCAAATTACTACTTGAATCATTATTTAAAACTAAGGTC
This genomic interval from Candidatus Saganbacteria bacterium contains the following:
- a CDS encoding carbohydrate ABC transporter permease, whose amino-acid sequence is MSARQGHLVISWVNYIDMWKNVDFGLYLRNSFFICGIAMLFSMLFATMAAYALSRFDFPGSKMLSMAILATQMVPGIMFLIPIYSNFVKFSEITGIPIKGTYWGLIFVYSAFFIPFSIWILRGFFAAIPVELEEAARIDGCSPWQVFWHVVLPLAVPGIIATGIYVFLTAWDELIFAWVLTSGDTMTVPVGIRNFVGNYQNRFDLIMAAAVVATVPVMILFFLLQKHIVKGLTAGAVKG
- a CDS encoding nucleotidyltransferase family protein translates to MPILKRHDVVKAAIFRSFARGEEKKNSDLDLLMKFSGVKSLLDLSRLKIELENLLNKKVDVVTYASIDPKIRDRILKEQVPII
- a CDS encoding nucleotidyltransferase substrate binding protein, whose product is MALDLSSLEKAVNSLKISLSIACSDEQMGKMSNDVKDTIRAGVIQNFELTYELCWKFMKRWLGNNLGSANIDGVNRRELFRLAAEYHLLSDVDKWMEYHDMRNETAHTYDKTTAKEVFESAVKFLKDAEEFLSNIIKQND
- a CDS encoding nucleotidyltransferase domain-containing protein; the encoded protein is MIDISENHLALVKEILHKYLPGQEVLAFGSRITDNIKKYSDFDLVLVGEKKVERKLLVNLKEAFEESNIPFRIDLLDWHRISGEFKKIIQKKNIVIQSAEK
- a CDS encoding DUF2283 domain-containing protein is translated as MAKMKVWYDEDGDFLEIGFERKKGHFKDVGNDIWERVTEKGKIIGFAVLNFKKRMKKSKNEVILPLKISLQAI
- a CDS encoding DUF2442 domain-containing protein; the encoded protein is MIKINDLFILDDYKLSIAFENGERKTFNLIPYLEKGVFQELKNKNYFKQVKNKGYFISWPNEQDLSSDTLYLEGNKES
- a CDS encoding nucleotidyltransferase family protein; the encoded protein is MTEKDFTLKILSNKAAVKGYGVKKIGLFGSYIKNEATKDSDVDVLVEFNAKTFDNYMGLKLLLESLFKTKVDLVINSAIRPELRTSILRTVKYVKEI